One Luteolibacter flavescens genomic region harbors:
- a CDS encoding pyridoxine 5'-phosphate synthase has translation MLLGVNIDHVATLRQARYALLPDSPNAEPSPLQAALDAREGGADSITIHVRADRRHMQDRDAFEVRKGCPLPVNLEMGVTAEMTKLALDLKPEFACLVPETREEVTTEGGLDVAGRLTEVKACVKILQDHGIRVSLFIDPDLHQIEAASQCGAEMIELHTGCFANAIDAELEREISRLIESAKAGHAAGIQVNAGHGINYTNIFRLFAVPHLTELNIGHTIVSRAMRVGFATAVREMKELMAGYPEA, from the coding sequence ATGCTTCTCGGCGTCAATATCGACCACGTGGCCACGCTGCGGCAGGCGCGCTATGCCTTGCTCCCGGACTCGCCGAATGCCGAGCCGTCGCCCTTGCAGGCGGCGCTCGATGCCCGGGAGGGTGGGGCGGACTCGATCACCATCCATGTCCGCGCCGACCGCCGGCACATGCAGGATCGCGATGCCTTCGAGGTCCGCAAGGGCTGCCCGCTGCCGGTGAACCTGGAAATGGGCGTGACCGCCGAGATGACGAAGCTCGCCCTGGATCTCAAGCCGGAGTTCGCGTGCCTGGTGCCCGAGACCCGCGAGGAGGTGACCACGGAGGGCGGCCTCGATGTCGCCGGGCGTCTCACCGAGGTGAAGGCCTGCGTGAAGATCCTTCAGGACCACGGCATCCGCGTGTCGCTCTTCATTGATCCGGATCTCCATCAGATCGAGGCAGCCTCGCAATGCGGTGCGGAGATGATCGAACTGCACACCGGTTGCTTCGCCAATGCTATCGACGCTGAACTGGAGCGCGAGATCAGCCGCCTGATCGAGAGTGCGAAGGCCGGTCACGCCGCGGGCATCCAGGTGAATGCGGGGCACGGCATCAATTACACGAATATCTTCCGCCTCTTCGCGGTGCCTCACCTCACCGAGTTGAATATCGGGCACACCATCGTCTCGCGCGCGATGCGCGTCGGCTTCGCGACGGCCGTGCGGGAAATGAAAGAACTCATGGCGGGATACCCGGAAGCATGA
- the acpS gene encoding holo-ACP synthase: MKLFGIGIDVVEVERIESSMAEFGERFAIKIFTEGERAYCSSQKRPAIHYAARFAAKEAVAKAFGTGIGKDLGWLDMEIVRKDSGEPELVLSGVGMAYAKQKGIAEVKISLTHAQHYAAANAVALGE, encoded by the coding sequence ATGAAGCTCTTTGGCATCGGCATCGACGTGGTGGAGGTCGAGCGCATCGAGTCCTCGATGGCGGAATTCGGCGAGCGCTTTGCCATCAAGATTTTCACCGAGGGCGAGCGTGCCTACTGTAGTTCGCAGAAGCGCCCGGCGATCCATTACGCGGCCCGCTTTGCTGCGAAGGAAGCCGTGGCGAAGGCCTTCGGCACCGGCATCGGCAAGGACCTCGGCTGGCTCGACATGGAAATCGTCCGGAAGGACAGCGGTGAACCGGAACTTGTTCTGAGCGGTGTGGGGATGGCCTATGCCAAGCAGAAGGGTATCGCCGAGGTGAAGATCAGCCTGACCCACGCCCAGCACTACGCCGCAGCGAATGCGGTGGCACTCGGCGAGTGA
- the mfd gene encoding transcription-repair coupling factor, with protein MPRKADDQDDWLQRAIEQPDFAQRLTHAVSGEGIVVFDHIDEAAHAWLAAVICKHLTTSGKKRLWLVCDAPRQRERLAAELEMWGIDAADLPEMPVELEGGQLSDPESAALRLEVLDTASQRDAFVILCGAEAFSQGAPSPTELAGSRIVVKQGAGADPLDLAAKLSAHGYDRVTTVQGRGQFAVRGGILDVFPWQGGRPLRIEFFGDEVDSLREFDVDTQASIGKLPQAELLLAEPELEATVADYVRKGDVRIAFEDADVEAGVRIISGAPEGCGEEDFSIACYGSPLGTFEAGDFVLEQSRRQRFFDQIDEWRALGWRVGMVFSNKGEEDRFLELAGHEAVAHVIRLRGELIQGFTVQSVRMAVLSSSELFGRYRTPGTIKRSRQETKRILTARASLDDIEEGDLVVHYEYGIGRFRGIAPGESGEEISIEYKDGGLLSVPIDQAHLVAKYVGLGGKTPELNKLGGAAWKNIRKSAEKSILDYAAQLLRIQAERQAEPGTPHPPDSRWMWEFENSFHYTETPDQRRAIEQSKRDMESAKPMDRLICGDVGFGKTEVAIRAAFKAATGGMQVALLVPTTVLAEQHWRTFRERMSDYPIRVDLLNRFRTPAQVRQTIQGLSDGSVDIVIGTHRLISGDVHFKNLGLAIVDEEQRFGVKHKEKFKELFRSIDVMTLSATPIPRTLYMALMGARDMSTIDTPPPNRVPVHTSVVQYDERIIRDAILREMKRGGQVFFLHNRVKSIEMMRKKLQELVPEARILVGHGQMDKDELEVVMRNFVHGEADILLATTIIETGIDIPNANTILIDRADRFGLADLYQLRGRVGRAGEKAYAILLLPRDFITAGDARKRIHAIKQYTALGSGFKIAMRDLEIRGAGNLLGTKQSGHIAAVGFDLYCQLLRQSVDRLQGKTPKARVEATFRSDFVAFSEAEFARGSGDGPLLPAYLPSGWLDETQLRVSAYRELAESMVEKDLDQMESRWRDRFGRLPEPAENLITVGRIRLVAAGKGVASVEIKGQRLMLQRGGDYIMLEGRRFPRLTSTDTKQKLHEALEMLRAL; from the coding sequence GTGCCCCGCAAGGCGGACGACCAGGATGACTGGCTGCAGCGGGCGATCGAGCAGCCGGATTTCGCGCAGCGCCTGACCCATGCGGTCTCGGGCGAGGGAATCGTCGTGTTCGACCACATCGACGAGGCCGCCCACGCATGGCTCGCCGCCGTCATCTGCAAGCACCTGACGACGTCCGGGAAGAAGCGGCTGTGGCTGGTCTGCGATGCGCCCCGGCAGCGGGAGCGACTGGCCGCGGAACTGGAGATGTGGGGCATCGATGCGGCGGACCTTCCCGAGATGCCGGTGGAGCTTGAGGGCGGGCAGCTCTCCGATCCCGAGTCGGCGGCACTGCGGCTCGAAGTGCTGGATACGGCATCACAGCGCGACGCTTTCGTCATTCTCTGTGGCGCGGAGGCATTTTCCCAAGGAGCCCCCTCACCCACCGAACTGGCGGGCAGCCGCATCGTGGTGAAGCAGGGTGCCGGGGCGGATCCGCTGGATCTCGCGGCGAAGCTTTCCGCTCACGGCTACGACCGCGTGACCACCGTGCAAGGGCGCGGGCAATTCGCGGTCCGCGGCGGCATCCTCGATGTTTTCCCATGGCAAGGTGGCCGACCGCTGCGCATCGAATTCTTCGGCGACGAGGTGGATTCCCTGCGGGAGTTCGATGTCGATACACAGGCTTCGATCGGAAAACTGCCACAGGCCGAACTGCTGCTCGCGGAGCCTGAACTCGAGGCAACGGTCGCGGATTATGTTAGAAAGGGCGACGTCCGGATCGCCTTCGAGGATGCCGATGTCGAGGCCGGGGTGAGGATCATCTCGGGTGCCCCGGAAGGCTGCGGCGAGGAAGATTTCTCCATCGCATGCTACGGCAGCCCGCTCGGCACCTTCGAGGCGGGAGACTTCGTGCTGGAGCAAAGCCGTCGCCAGCGATTCTTCGACCAGATCGATGAGTGGCGCGCGCTCGGCTGGCGGGTCGGGATGGTTTTCTCTAACAAGGGCGAGGAAGACCGCTTCCTGGAGCTGGCAGGACATGAGGCCGTGGCCCACGTCATCCGCCTGCGTGGCGAGCTGATCCAGGGCTTCACCGTGCAGTCCGTGCGGATGGCGGTGCTTTCTTCCAGCGAGCTCTTCGGCCGCTACCGCACTCCTGGCACGATCAAGCGCAGCCGTCAGGAGACGAAACGCATCCTGACGGCCCGCGCCTCGCTCGATGACATCGAGGAGGGCGATCTGGTCGTTCACTACGAATACGGCATCGGGCGCTTCCGCGGCATCGCTCCCGGTGAGAGCGGCGAGGAGATCAGCATCGAGTACAAGGATGGCGGCCTGCTTTCCGTCCCCATCGATCAGGCACACCTCGTCGCGAAATACGTCGGCCTCGGTGGCAAGACCCCGGAGCTGAACAAGCTCGGCGGAGCGGCATGGAAAAACATCCGCAAGAGCGCCGAGAAATCCATCCTCGACTACGCCGCCCAGCTCTTGCGCATCCAGGCGGAGCGGCAGGCCGAGCCCGGCACCCCTCACCCGCCCGACTCGCGGTGGATGTGGGAATTCGAAAACTCCTTCCACTACACCGAGACGCCCGACCAGCGCCGCGCGATCGAGCAATCGAAGCGCGACATGGAATCGGCCAAGCCGATGGATCGACTGATCTGCGGAGACGTCGGCTTCGGCAAGACCGAGGTGGCGATCCGCGCGGCATTCAAGGCAGCTACCGGTGGCATGCAGGTGGCGCTGCTGGTGCCCACCACCGTGCTCGCCGAGCAGCACTGGCGGACCTTCCGCGAGCGCATGAGCGACTATCCGATCCGCGTTGACCTACTGAATCGCTTCCGCACGCCGGCGCAGGTGAGGCAGACGATCCAAGGTCTCTCGGATGGCTCGGTGGACATCGTCATCGGCACGCACCGCCTCATTTCCGGGGACGTGCATTTCAAGAATCTCGGCCTCGCGATCGTCGATGAGGAGCAGCGCTTCGGCGTGAAGCACAAGGAGAAGTTCAAGGAACTCTTCCGCAGCATCGACGTGATGACGCTGTCGGCCACGCCCATCCCCCGCACGCTCTACATGGCGCTGATGGGCGCGCGCGACATGTCCACCATCGATACGCCGCCGCCGAACCGCGTGCCCGTCCACACCAGCGTGGTGCAGTATGACGAGCGCATCATCCGCGATGCGATCCTGCGGGAAATGAAGCGCGGCGGGCAGGTTTTCTTCCTGCACAACCGGGTGAAGAGCATCGAGATGATGCGGAAGAAGCTCCAGGAACTCGTCCCCGAGGCCCGCATCCTCGTCGGCCACGGCCAGATGGATAAGGACGAGCTGGAAGTGGTGATGCGGAACTTCGTCCACGGCGAAGCCGACATCCTGCTCGCGACCACCATCATCGAGACCGGCATCGATATCCCGAATGCGAACACGATCCTGATCGATCGCGCCGACCGCTTCGGCCTCGCGGATCTCTACCAGCTCCGCGGCCGCGTGGGCCGTGCAGGTGAAAAAGCCTACGCCATCCTCCTGCTGCCGCGAGACTTCATCACCGCGGGCGACGCGCGGAAACGCATCCACGCCATCAAGCAATACACCGCCCTCGGCTCCGGCTTCAAGATCGCCATGCGCGACCTCGAGATCCGGGGAGCGGGCAATCTGTTAGGCACGAAGCAAAGCGGCCACATCGCGGCGGTGGGCTTCGATCTCTACTGCCAACTCCTCCGCCAATCGGTGGACCGCCTGCAGGGCAAGACGCCGAAGGCCCGCGTGGAAGCGACCTTCCGCAGCGACTTCGTGGCATTCTCCGAAGCGGAATTTGCCCGCGGATCCGGGGACGGGCCGCTGTTGCCCGCGTATCTGCCGAGCGGCTGGCTGGATGAAACCCAGCTCCGCGTGAGCGCCTACCGCGAGCTCGCGGAGAGCATGGTGGAGAAGGACCTCGACCAGATGGAATCACGCTGGCGGGACCGCTTCGGACGACTCCCGGAGCCCGCCGAAAACCTGATCACCGTCGGACGCATCCGCCTCGTCGCCGCTGGCAAGGGCGTGGCCTCCGTGGAGATCAAGGGCCAGCGCCTGATGCTCCAGCGCGGTGGCGACTACATCATGCTGGAAGGCCGCCGCTTCCCGCGCCTCACCTCCACGGACACGAAGCAGAAGCTCCACGAAGCCCTGGAAATGCTGCGCGCGCTCTGA
- a CDS encoding glycosyltransferase: protein MRIDIVTDTFAPDVNGVAMTLGRLCDGLRRRGHLVHVIRTGEGGGRGETIAPSVSLPGYKEVRVGLPGSFKLRKRWMKRRPDAIYVATESPLGISAIKTANALEIPVATGFHTNFHQYMEQYRLGGLQPAAMAYLKKVHSRANLTMAPTRDVVDMLLREGFQNVRLLGRGVDTELFHPAKRDAELRASWGARDGSPVAIIVGRVAAEKNLAFAMECFRKMRERMPDLACVVVGDGPIREKLQAEHTFVHFAGVQTGENLARHYASADILLFPSETETFGNVLLEGMASGLVTVSHDYAASGRHVIHGGNGLKAPKGDREAYLAECFTALDRWRDSAFRDEARATTDSLGWDQVVESFENHLQEACEARGPVTLTLKEKSKRPKRNFRTIFISDVHLGTEDAKVHEVIDFLKHTRCEKLVLNGDIIDGWALKRGAKWRKRHSRFIRTVLKKMEKDDTEVIYLRGNHDDILDRFLPLAFGKMQFVKEHIHVGVDAKRYLVVHGDGFDSVSTNHKWVAVIGAVGYDLLLKVNRVYNKYRAWRGKEYYSVSKAIKAKVKSAVSFVGEYEQQLQELARTKNCDGIICGHIHTPEDKQVGEIRYLNSGDWVESLTAIVEHHDGRLELIRHAEFMAELASEVRPARGAAANVIEMELSA from the coding sequence ATGAGAATCGATATCGTCACCGATACCTTTGCCCCGGACGTGAATGGCGTGGCCATGACCCTTGGTCGGCTTTGCGATGGCCTGCGCCGCCGCGGCCACCTCGTCCATGTCATCCGCACCGGCGAGGGCGGGGGACGCGGCGAAACCATCGCCCCCTCGGTATCACTCCCCGGCTACAAGGAAGTGCGAGTCGGCCTGCCCGGCTCCTTCAAGCTCCGCAAGCGCTGGATGAAGCGCCGCCCGGATGCGATCTACGTGGCAACGGAAAGCCCGCTCGGCATCTCAGCGATCAAGACGGCGAATGCCCTGGAGATCCCGGTGGCCACGGGATTCCACACGAATTTCCACCAATACATGGAGCAGTATCGCCTCGGGGGCCTCCAGCCCGCGGCGATGGCCTATCTCAAGAAAGTCCACAGCCGCGCGAATCTCACCATGGCACCTACCCGCGATGTGGTGGACATGCTACTGCGCGAGGGATTCCAGAATGTCCGCCTGCTCGGCCGCGGCGTGGATACCGAGCTTTTTCATCCTGCCAAGCGCGACGCCGAACTGCGCGCCTCATGGGGCGCACGCGATGGCTCGCCGGTCGCGATCATCGTGGGCCGCGTGGCCGCGGAGAAGAATCTGGCGTTTGCCATGGAGTGCTTCCGGAAGATGCGCGAGCGCATGCCGGACCTCGCCTGCGTGGTCGTGGGCGACGGGCCGATCCGTGAGAAGCTCCAGGCGGAGCACACCTTCGTTCACTTCGCCGGGGTGCAGACCGGCGAGAATCTCGCCCGCCACTATGCCTCGGCGGACATCCTGCTTTTCCCAAGCGAGACGGAGACCTTTGGCAATGTCCTCCTCGAAGGAATGGCAAGCGGACTGGTAACGGTGAGCCATGACTACGCTGCCTCCGGTCGCCACGTGATCCACGGCGGCAATGGCCTCAAGGCACCGAAGGGGGATCGCGAGGCGTACCTGGCCGAGTGCTTCACCGCGCTGGACCGCTGGCGTGACAGTGCCTTCCGCGACGAGGCGCGCGCAACCACCGACAGCCTCGGCTGGGATCAAGTGGTGGAGTCCTTCGAAAATCACCTGCAGGAAGCCTGCGAGGCCCGCGGCCCGGTGACGCTCACGCTGAAGGAAAAGAGCAAGCGCCCCAAGCGGAACTTCCGCACCATCTTCATCTCGGACGTCCACCTCGGCACCGAGGATGCGAAGGTCCACGAGGTGATCGATTTCCTGAAGCACACGCGCTGCGAGAAGCTGGTGCTGAATGGCGATATCATCGACGGCTGGGCCCTCAAGCGCGGTGCGAAGTGGCGCAAGCGCCACAGCCGCTTCATCCGCACGGTGCTGAAGAAGATGGAGAAGGACGACACCGAGGTCATCTACCTGCGCGGCAATCACGATGACATCCTCGACCGCTTCCTTCCGCTTGCCTTTGGCAAGATGCAGTTCGTGAAAGAGCACATCCACGTCGGCGTCGATGCGAAGCGCTACCTCGTGGTCCACGGCGATGGCTTCGACAGCGTCTCGACCAATCACAAGTGGGTCGCAGTGATCGGCGCGGTGGGCTACGACCTGCTGCTGAAGGTGAACCGCGTCTATAACAAGTATCGCGCTTGGCGCGGGAAGGAATACTACTCCGTCAGCAAGGCGATCAAAGCGAAGGTGAAGTCCGCCGTGAGCTTCGTCGGCGAATACGAGCAGCAGCTCCAGGAACTGGCCCGGACGAAGAACTGCGACGGCATCATTTGCGGGCACATCCACACGCCCGAGGACAAGCAGGTCGGCGAGATCCGCTATCTGAATTCCGGAGACTGGGTGGAAAGCCTGACCGCCATCGTGGAGCACCACGACGGACGCCTCGAACTCATCCGCCACGCCGAATTCATGGCCGAGCTTGCCTCGGAAGTCCGGCCCGCCCGCGGGGCAGCCGCCAATGTCATCGAGATGGAGCTTTCGGCCTGA
- a CDS encoding apolipoprotein N-acyltransferase produces the protein MELSPATRFSFYHRLLLAVVSGGLYALAYPPLGWRWLVVPGLVGLLVALHDQKGSRARVLGLLHGMMVFAVGLSWLYQLFSLYAIVLWIILAVFTAAFAHFQGLATARGLKGWHLAVFTAFNWGGWEFIRSELFPLKFPWFSAGLSIGPNALLPWIGVYGVGVIVILAAALLSRKHWKGAASVFALLLAACLLPSRHQTPGAEDPAAVKVGGVQLENVTIHDFIPATESLPGDVRFVAWPEYALPYDVQAYPPDWKLLQQFCRDRDITLTLGTQRREPDGVTWRNIALTLDPDGPRGEHTKAHPVHFFDDGIAGKSAMPIDTRHGKVGTPVCFDCDYEGVTRRMTAAGAEMFVVPVMDAKAWTARQHDQHAELMRIRACENGRWMFICATSGVSQVIDPHGHIHGRLGAMEEGTLTGTLRRESGLTFYTRLGWLTPWIVLGIAAVSWISLIWTKRRGKVAETAPA, from the coding sequence ATGGAGTTGTCGCCTGCTACCCGGTTTTCGTTTTACCACCGCCTGCTCCTGGCGGTGGTGTCCGGCGGGCTCTATGCCCTGGCGTATCCGCCGCTCGGGTGGAGGTGGCTGGTGGTGCCGGGATTGGTCGGCTTGCTGGTTGCCCTCCACGATCAGAAGGGATCGCGGGCACGGGTGCTGGGCCTGCTTCACGGCATGATGGTCTTCGCCGTCGGCTTGTCGTGGCTCTATCAGCTCTTTTCCCTTTATGCGATCGTCCTGTGGATCATTCTCGCGGTCTTCACCGCGGCATTTGCGCATTTCCAGGGCCTCGCCACGGCTCGTGGCTTGAAAGGATGGCACCTTGCCGTCTTCACCGCATTCAATTGGGGCGGCTGGGAGTTCATCCGTTCGGAGCTCTTTCCGCTCAAGTTCCCATGGTTCAGCGCGGGCCTGTCCATCGGGCCGAATGCCCTGCTGCCATGGATCGGCGTCTATGGGGTGGGGGTGATCGTCATCCTCGCGGCAGCGCTTCTTTCGCGGAAGCATTGGAAAGGCGCGGCATCCGTGTTCGCACTTCTGCTCGCGGCGTGCTTGCTTCCCTCGCGGCATCAGACACCCGGCGCGGAAGATCCCGCCGCAGTGAAGGTCGGCGGTGTGCAGTTGGAAAACGTCACGATCCATGACTTCATCCCGGCAACGGAATCACTCCCTGGGGACGTACGTTTCGTGGCGTGGCCGGAATACGCGCTGCCCTATGACGTGCAGGCCTACCCGCCGGACTGGAAGCTCCTCCAGCAATTCTGCCGCGACCGCGACATCACCCTGACCCTCGGCACCCAGCGTCGCGAACCGGACGGCGTGACATGGCGGAATATCGCCCTGACCCTCGATCCCGACGGCCCGCGCGGTGAGCACACCAAGGCCCACCCGGTGCATTTCTTCGACGACGGGATCGCCGGGAAATCAGCCATGCCGATCGACACGCGCCATGGCAAGGTCGGCACGCCGGTGTGCTTTGATTGCGATTACGAGGGTGTGACCCGCCGCATGACCGCCGCGGGCGCTGAAATGTTTGTCGTCCCGGTGATGGATGCGAAAGCCTGGACTGCCCGCCAGCATGACCAGCATGCGGAATTGATGCGTATCCGGGCCTGCGAGAATGGCCGGTGGATGTTCATCTGCGCGACTTCCGGGGTCTCCCAGGTCATCGACCCGCATGGCCACATCCACGGACGCCTTGGCGCGATGGAGGAGGGGACCCTCACCGGCACGCTGCGCAGGGAGTCGGGGCTCACCTTCTACACCCGCCTCGGCTGGCTGACCCCGTGGATCGTCCTCGGCATCGCCGCCGTTTCCTGGATTTCGCTGATCTGGACAAAGCGCCGCGGCAAGGTCGCGGAGACTGCACCCGCCTGA